In one Sesamum indicum cultivar Zhongzhi No. 13 linkage group LG12, S_indicum_v1.0, whole genome shotgun sequence genomic region, the following are encoded:
- the LOC105175842 gene encoding delta(24)-sterol reductase, whose product MSDLEAPLRPKRKKVWVDYFVQFRWIIVIFVVLPISFTLYFLTYLGDVKSECKSFKQRQKEHDENVKKVVKRLKERNPKKDGLVCTARKPWIAVGMRNVDYKRARHFEVDLSAFRNVLDIDKERMIARVEPLVNMGQISRVTVPMNLSLAVVAELDDLTVGGLINGYGIEGSSHLYGLFSDTVVAYEIVLADGQVVRATKDNEYSDLFYAIPWSQGTLGLLVAAEIKLIPVKEYMKLTYKPVVGNLKELAQGYMDSFAPRDGDQDNPNKVPDFVETMIYSPTEAVCMTGVYASKEEAKMKGNKINNVGWWFKPWFYQHAQTALKKGEFVEYIPTREYYHRHTRCLYWEGKLILPFADQWWFRFLLGWMMPPKVSLLKATQGEAIRNYYHEMHVIQDMLVPLYKVGDALEWVHREMEVYPIWLCPHRLYKLPVKTMVYPEPGFEQHHRQGDTHYAQMYTDVGVYYAPGPVLRGEVFDGSEAVRKMENWLIENHGFQPQYAVSELNEKNFWRMFDADLYEHCRRKYGAVGTFMSVYYKSKKGRKTEKEVQEAEQAILETPDAEAA is encoded by the exons atGTCGGATCTTGAGGCCCCCCTACGCCCCAAGAGGAAGAAGGTTTGGGTGGACTACTTTGTCCAGTTCCGATggataattgttatctttgttGTTCTTCCAATCTCCTTCACACTCTACTTCCTCACATATCTTGGGGATGTGAAATCCGAATGCAAATCATTCAAGCAGCGTCAGAAGGAACATGATGAAAATGTCAAGAAGGTCGTGAAACGCCTCAAGGAGAGGAACCCGAAGAAGGATGGTCTTGTCTGCACAGCCCGGAAGCCCTGGATTGCTGTTGGAATGCGTAATGTGGACTATAAGCGTGCTCGACATTTTGAGGTTGACCTTTCTGCCTTTAGAAATGTTTTGGACATTGACAAGGAGAGAATGATCGCCAGAGTGGAGCCTCTGGTAAATATGGGTCAGATTTCAAGGGTTACTGTTCCGATGAATCTGTCCCTTGCAGTTGTTGCCGAGCTTGATGATCTGACTGTTGGTGGTCTGATCAATGGCTATGGTATTGAAGGAAGCTCCCATCTTTACGGTCTGTTTTCGGATACTGTCGTGGCTTATGAAATTGTTTTGGCTGACGGACAGGTGGTTAGAGCTACAAAGGACAATGAATACTCTGACCTTTTCTATGCTATCCCCTGGTCTCAGGGGACACTGGGACTACTTGTTGCAGCTGAGATTAAGCTTATACCTGTCAAGGAATACATGAAGCTCACATATAAGCCTGTAGTGGGTAATCTTAAGGAGCTAGCACAAGGATACATGGATTCGTTTGCACCAAGGGATGGAGATCAGGACAACCCTAACAAGGTTCCAGACTTTGTTGAGACCATGATTTACTCCCCTACTGAAGCTGTCTGCATGACCGGAGTTTATGCTTCTAAAGAAGAAGCCAAAATGAAGggaaataaaatcaataatgttGGATGGTGGTTCAAACCCTGGTTTTACCAGCATGCACAAACAGCACTGAAGAAGGGGGAGTTTGTAGAGTATATCCCCACCAGAGAATATTACCACAGGCATACAAGGTGCTTGTACTGGGAGGGAAAGCTCATCCTTCCATTTGCTGATCAATGGTGGTTCAGGTTTCTTCTTGGATGGATGATGCCACCCAAGGTCTCTCTTCTTAAGGCAACTCAAGGTGAAGCCATTAGGAATTATTACCATGAGATGCACGTCATTCAGGATATGCTTGTTCCACTTTACAAGGTTGGAGATGCTCTGGAGTGGGTCCACAGAGAGATGGAG GTCTATCCTATCTGGCTCTGCCCACACAGGCTATATAAACTCCCAGTCAAAACCATGGTGTATCCGGAACCAGGATTTGAGCAACACCACAGACAGGGCGATACACACTATGCTCAGATGTATACTGATGTTGGAGTCTACTATGCTCCTGGACCCGTCTTGAGGGGTGAGGTATTCGATGGCTCTGAGGCGGTTCGTAAAATGGAGAACTGGTTGATTGAAAACCACGGGTTCCAGCCACAGTATGCCGTGTCTGAGCTCAATGAGAAGAACTTCTGGAGAATGTTTGATGCTGATCTTTACGAGCATTGCAGACGCAAGTACGGAGCTGTTGGTACCTTCATGAGCGTGTATTATAAATCGAAGAAAGGTAGGAAGACCGAGAAGGAGGTTCAGGAAGCTGAGCAGGCTATTCTTGAGACTCCAGATGCAGAAGCTGCTTAA